GATATGGCTCTTTTTTGTTGGGAATATGATGATAGCTCAGGAGTATAGTTACGGTGGTCCGCCTGTAGGAGAATCATCCTCTGCTGAGCTCTGGTATCAGATAGAGGTTCCTCTTATTGAAAGTCAAGACGGGACCTTTTCAGCCAATTTTCAAAATGCCTCACCGAGGGAGGTGTTTCAGATTTTTGGGATGCAGATGGGACTCAATTTTGTCTTGAGTCCAAGAATTAATGAAAGCGTGACAGTTTCCTTTAAAAATGTGAATATCAAAGATGCGTTTAAGACAGTGATGCGTCTCAATCGGTGGTACTATCTTGCGGAAGGAAGTATTGTCAAGATCCTATCCCAGGAAGAGTACCGATCAGAGCTTCTCAATCATTACGTGGAGACACGGGTGTATGATGCCTCTATTCTTGATTTGAAAAACCTGCCCTCTGTTATTAAGCCGCTTCTCACGCCGGGAGTAGGTTTTATGAGTGTGGATCAGATGTCCTCCAAACTTGTCATCAGGGATACGAAGGCGAACCTTGAACGGATTGAAAAGGTGTATCGCGGGCTTTGTGAGGCTCCCAAAATGGTTGAAATCGAAACGCGAATGCTTGAGGTGAGACTGGATGATACGTGGTCAGCCGGAGTCAATTGGTCAGCCCTTTTTTCCGAAGGAAAGTGGCAGGTGGATATTTTGCCCCTGGCACAAGGGGAGAATTCGTCGGTGATCCGGATTAGTGGAGGGGAGAAGGGAGACATGTGGGAAGCAACAACGGCTCTTAAGGCAACCCTTGACAAAAATAATGTCAAAGTGATTTCTCAACCGAAGGTTTTGGCTGTGAATCGAGGAGAGTCAACGATTCTGATCGGAAGTAGACTTCCCTATCTTTCCGGAACAAATAATCTTTCTCTTGAGTTTCTCGACGCAGGGATTAAGCTTACCGTCAAGCCGATGATAACCCCTTCAAACCAGATTCGCATGAATCTGTATGTAGAGCTCAGTAGTGCCGAGTGGGTGACTATCCTTCCAGGATATCAGGCCCCCAAGGTTCAAACCACTTCTCTCAAATGTGATGTTCTTGCCCAAAGCGGGGATATCATTGTTATCGGGGGATTGGTCAAGAGCGAAAAAATCAAACGCAAGATCGGTGTTCCTCTTTTAGGGGATATTCCTGTGCTTGGGTGGTTGTTTTCTTACCAGAAAGAAGAAAATGTACGAACGGAGATGGCGCTTCTTCTTGTTCCCAGGATTGTCCTTTCATCACTTTCGGGTGAGCTTTCTCCCCAGCTTCAAAGGTTAACCAATGAGATGGCAAAATAAAATTTGACGAAGAAAGTAAAAAAATGTAAACTTTAAATAACACAAACTTCCAAGGAGGAAGATATGGAAAAAAACATGGGCACGATTGATAGGCTTATTCGTATCATTATTGCGGCAGTTTTGATTCTCTTGATTGTACTCAAAGTGATTACAGGTATCTGGATCTATGTTGCCGCACTGGTTGCTGTCGTGTTTATTGTGACATCAATGCTGGGGTTCTGTCCTTTGTACAAGCTTCTTGGCATCTCTACCTGCAAGGACTAACTAACACGGGGAAGCAGCAAGTCCACTTCCTTTGAGACCTGTAAACTTTACGGGAATAATGTCTCCCAGTGTGCATTCTCCTTCTACATACGAAGGAATGCCACTGAGAGACATCCCGAAAAATACGTTACTGTCGCGTTTACTTCGGTTCTCAATAAGAACGGTGTCTGTTTTGCCTATCCAGAAGGCGAGTCTTGTTTGTCGTATCTCTCGTTGAATCTTGATAAGTCCATCGAGGCGGGAAAGTTTCTCCTGTTCTGTAGTGTTGTCAGGTAAACGGGATGCCGGGGTGTGAGGGCGAGGGTTGTAGTAATAACAAAAAGCCTCAAGGTATTCCACTTCTTTTACGAGTAAAAGGGTGTCTTCGTATTCTTTTTCTGTTTCTCCGGGGAAGCCAACCATAAGGTCGGTACTGATCTCTACATCAGGGATAGTACGAATCCATCGTATCTTTTCAAGATAATCCTCCCGTGTATAATATCTATTCATCAGAGAGAGGATACGGTTATTCCCTGACTGAACAGGG
This sequence is a window from Thermospira aquatica. Protein-coding genes within it:
- a CDS encoding YgaP family membrane protein, whose protein sequence is MEKNMGTIDRLIRIIIAAVLILLIVLKVITGIWIYVAALVAVVFIVTSMLGFCPLYKLLGISTCKD
- a CDS encoding type II secretion system protein GspD, which encodes MKWLHYGIWLFFVGNMMIAQEYSYGGPPVGESSSAELWYQIEVPLIESQDGTFSANFQNASPREVFQIFGMQMGLNFVLSPRINESVTVSFKNVNIKDAFKTVMRLNRWYYLAEGSIVKILSQEEYRSELLNHYVETRVYDASILDLKNLPSVIKPLLTPGVGFMSVDQMSSKLVIRDTKANLERIEKVYRGLCEAPKMVEIETRMLEVRLDDTWSAGVNWSALFSEGKWQVDILPLAQGENSSVIRISGGEKGDMWEATTALKATLDKNNVKVISQPKVLAVNRGESTILIGSRLPYLSGTNNLSLEFLDAGIKLTVKPMITPSNQIRMNLYVELSSAEWVTILPGYQAPKVQTTSLKCDVLAQSGDIIVIGGLVKSEKIKRKIGVPLLGDIPVLGWLFSYQKEENVRTEMALLLVPRIVLSSLSGELSPQLQRLTNEMAK